A part of Aegilops tauschii subsp. strangulata cultivar AL8/78 chromosome 2, Aet v6.0, whole genome shotgun sequence genomic DNA contains:
- the LOC141041218 gene encoding uncharacterized protein, whose amino-acid sequence MDDGKLTTLTEHITTHGTTVLEVVYTNDPRTMERIIKKYEEWLKEEKNKFVGLDLEYTRKSSYIRQGIAVVQLAMREHVLVYHYCRSERSQALVDFLQRKVVTFTSVDTRNDKTMLARAWIKIPDEHHVDIQRLFCIKGGGERDSMADLAAAIIDPSYKNMKKSFPKEKHQFWEWKPLSLIHLEYAAKDGYVSYEFTVES is encoded by the coding sequence ATGGACGACGGGAAACTAACAACACTCACCGAACACATCACTACCCACGGTACAACCGTGCTCgaggtggtgtacaccaacgacccaaGGACCATGGAGCGGATCATCAAAAAGTACGAAGAATGGCTAAAGGAGGAGAAGAACAAGTTCGTCGGCCTCGACCTCGAGTACACACGTAAGAGCAGTTACATACGACAAGGGATCGCCGTCGTCCAACTTGCCATGCGCGAGCATGTCCTTGTATACCACTACTGCAGATCCGAGCGCTCCCAGGCGTTAGTTGACTTCCTGCAACGGAAAGTGGTAACTTTCACTAGCGTCGACACTAGGAACGACAAGACCATGCTTGCCCGTGCATGGATCAAAATTCCAGACGAGCACCACGTCGACATCCAGAGGCTATTCTGCATCAAGGGTGGTGGAGAAAGGGACTCCATGGCTGACCTTGCagcggccatcatcgacccctcaTACAAGAACATGAAGAAATCATTCCCAAAGGAGAAGCACCAGTTCTGGGAGTGGAAGCCACTTTCCCTGATACACCTTGAGTACGCGGCAAAGGACGGGTATGTTAGCTACGAGTTTACCGTAGAATCCTAA
- the LOC141041219 gene encoding uncharacterized protein has product MDDFRNTTERLFIDADGNTKLEVLYTNEPHKVEEILTLYEEWLREDRSECAALKDFLRNKGIIFASVDVRNDRDVLANSYLKIPRECHIDLQEELMIKGGNLRDSMADLAGAVINKSYLSMKSSFPQGLHDYWEWKPLSLEHLKYAAIDGYVSYELYRRVLSMKDMMHPRCLPDPGRR; this is encoded by the exons ATGGACGACTTCAGGAACACTACTGAGCGTCTCTTTATAGATGCTGATGGTAATACCAAGCTCGAGGTGTTGTACACCAATGAGCCCCACAAGGTGGAGGAGATTCTTACTCTCTATGAGGAATGGCTGCGTGAGGACAG GTCGGAGTGCGCTGCTCTGAAGGATTTCCTTCGGAACAAAGGTATAATTTTCGCTAGTGTCGACGTCAGGAATGATAGGGATGTTCTCGCAAACAGTTACCTCAAAATCCCAAGAGAGTGTCACATCGACCTTCAGGAGGAGCTCATGATCAAAGGAGGCAATCTAAGGGATTCCATGGCAGATTTGGCAGGAGCCGTCATAAACAAATCTTACTTGAGTATGAAGTCGTCTTTTCCACAAGGTCTGCATGACTACTGGGAATGGAAGCCGCTTTCCCTTGAACACCTGAAATATGCGGCAATT GATGGGTATGTCAGCTACGAGCTCTACCGCCGAGTTCTGTCTATGAAGGACATGATGCATCCTCGTTGTCTTCCCGACCCCGGACGCCGTTGA